A single Meles meles chromosome 20, mMelMel3.1 paternal haplotype, whole genome shotgun sequence DNA region contains:
- the LOC123932386 gene encoding uncharacterized protein LOC123932386: MSAGRAQQDSRCLFSLEAFPGDARTRRAHAMSSGRCGMPPAPRRCRSQPEAATEGAPPCPSPPPGSCRVSPRTPAGSPGALPRSAGLGAPRRAALPGPLLALHTWPATHVAAFTRGRQGRVPSAPPGDSMAAFGSLSPRLLPVSNVVSFRPPSSRTGLQLTTPATWLGAPLLPVWTHGVFLHRAALPVRDAGALSHSARQHHLSGACLSTLLSGFLVKTRGVFQRQSEPASARVGRGQEKSVSRSRPRSAEPDAGLNATDPRPRPKPRSRGSRSTNRAGQAPLTAGSLKLGGF, from the coding sequence ATGAGCGCGGGCCGGGCTCAGCAGGACTCGCGGTGCCTGTTTTCACTGGAGGCATTTCCCGGGGACGCGCGCACCCGCCGGGCCCACGCGATGAGCTCGGGCAGATGTGGGATGCCGCCGGCTCCACGCCGATGCAGAAGCCAGCCCGAGGCAGCGACCGAGGGGGCACCACCCTGCCCGTCCCCCCCTCCCGGCTCCTGCCGTGTTTCTCCGAGGACGCCGGCTGGCTCCCCGGGCGCTCTCCCACGCAGCGCGGGGCTGGGTGCTCCACGCCGAGCCGCCCTGCCCGGTCCGCTGCTCGCGCTGCACACGTGGCCTGCGACTCACGTGGCCGCCTTCACTCGTGGCCGGCAAGGCCGAGTGCCTTCTGCGCCCCCTGGCGACTCAATGGCTGCTTTTGGGAGCCTCTCTCCACGCCTGCTGCCCGTTTCTAACGTGGTCTCTTTCCGTCCTCCCAGCAGCAGAACGGGGCTCCAGCTCACGACCCCGGCGACCTGGCTGGGCGCCCCTCTCCTGCCCGTCTGGACTCACGGCGTCTTTCTACACCGAGCCGCCCTTCCCGTGCGCGACGCCGGAGCTCTGTCACACAGCGCTCGGCAGCACCACCTGTCTGGGGCCTGCCTGTCCACGCTCCTATCCGGCTTTCTCGTGAAAACACGGGGTGTTTTCCAAAGACAGAGCGAGCCGGCAAGCGCACgagtggggagagggcaggagaaAAGCGTGTCCCGCAGCCGCCCGCGGAGCgcagagccggacgcgggactcaatGCCACAGACCCGAGACCGCGCCCCAAGCCGAGATCGagaggcagccgctcaaccaaccgggccggccaggcgcccctcacagcaGGAAGCCTTAAACTCGGAGGATTCTGA